The proteins below are encoded in one region of Neisseria macacae ATCC 33926:
- the recA gene encoding recombinase RecA, translated as MSDEKSKALAAALAQIEKNFGKGSIMKMDGSQQEENLDVISTGSLGVDLALGVGGLPRGRVVEIFGPESSGKTTLCLEAIAQCQKNGGICAFIDAEHAFDPVYARKLGVKVEELYLSQPDTGEQALEICDTLVRSGGVDMVVVDSVAALVPKAEIEGEMGDSHVGLQARLMSQALRKLTGHIKRTNTLVVFINQIRMKIGVMFGSPETTTGGNALKFYASVRLDIRRTGQIKKGDDVIGNETKVKVIKNKVAPPFRQAEFDILYGEGVSWEGELIDLGVKYDIVEKSGAWYSYNGAKIGQGKDNVRVWLKENPEIANEIDAKIRAAAGINIDITEGKLDDTDGERPEE; from the coding sequence ATGTCAGACGAAAAAAGCAAAGCCCTAGCCGCCGCCCTTGCCCAAATTGAAAAAAACTTCGGCAAAGGTTCCATCATGAAAATGGACGGCAGCCAGCAAGAAGAAAACCTTGACGTCATCTCCACCGGCTCGCTCGGTGTGGACTTGGCGCTCGGCGTCGGCGGTCTGCCGCGCGGCCGCGTCGTCGAAATCTTCGGCCCCGAATCCTCCGGTAAAACCACGCTCTGTCTCGAAGCCATTGCTCAATGCCAGAAAAACGGCGGTATCTGCGCCTTTATCGACGCCGAACACGCCTTCGACCCCGTTTACGCCCGCAAACTCGGCGTTAAAGTAGAAGAACTCTACCTCTCCCAACCCGATACCGGCGAACAGGCTCTGGAAATCTGCGACACGCTGGTGCGCTCCGGCGGCGTGGACATGGTCGTTGTCGACTCCGTAGCCGCCCTCGTGCCCAAAGCCGAAATCGAAGGCGAAATGGGCGACAGCCACGTCGGCCTGCAAGCCCGCTTGATGAGCCAAGCCCTGCGCAAACTGACCGGCCACATCAAACGCACCAACACACTGGTCGTCTTCATCAACCAAATCCGCATGAAAATCGGCGTGATGTTCGGCAGCCCCGAAACCACCACCGGCGGTAACGCCCTCAAATTCTACGCCTCCGTCCGCCTCGACATCCGCCGCACCGGACAAATCAAAAAAGGCGACGACGTCATCGGCAACGAAACCAAAGTCAAAGTCATCAAAAACAAAGTAGCACCCCCGTTCCGCCAAGCCGAATTCGATATCCTGTACGGCGAAGGCGTAAGCTGGGAAGGCGAACTGATCGACCTCGGCGTCAAATACGACATCGTTGAAAAATCAGGCGCATGGTACAGCTACAACGGCGCCAAAATCGGACAAGGCAAAGACAACGTCCGCGTATGGTTGAAAGAAAATCCCGAAATCGCCAACGAAATCGACGCCAAAATCCGCGCCGCCGCGGGCATCAACATCGATATCACCGAAGGCAAACTGGACGACACCGACGGCGAACGTCCCGAGGAATAA
- the grxD gene encoding Grx4 family monothiol glutaredoxin, which translates to MTSIHDQIKEVVTTHRVVLFMKGTKQFPQCGFSSRAVQILSAAGCTDYVTVNVLENDAVRQGIKEYSDWPTIPQLYVNGEFVGGSDILMEMYEAGELQELLKV; encoded by the coding sequence ATGACATCTATCCACGACCAAATCAAAGAAGTTGTTACCACCCACCGCGTTGTTTTGTTTATGAAGGGTACGAAGCAGTTTCCGCAATGCGGCTTCTCTTCACGCGCCGTACAAATCCTCAGCGCCGCAGGCTGCACTGATTACGTTACCGTGAATGTTTTGGAAAACGATGCCGTCCGCCAAGGTATCAAAGAATACAGCGATTGGCCGACCATCCCGCAACTCTACGTAAACGGAGAGTTTGTCGGCGGTTCCGATATTTTGATGGAAATGTACGAAGCAGGTGAGCTGCAAGAATTGCTGAAAGTTTGA
- a CDS encoding ACT domain-containing protein: MNNSVITVIGKDRVGIVYDVSRILAENQINILNISQQLMDDFFTMIILVDTSKCPKSRQEMLDLFAEESKKLALDIRMQNEEIFQAMHRI, from the coding sequence ATGAACAATTCAGTCATCACCGTCATCGGCAAAGACCGCGTCGGCATCGTGTACGACGTTTCCAGAATTTTGGCGGAAAACCAAATCAACATCCTCAATATCAGCCAGCAGCTGATGGACGATTTCTTCACCATGATTATCTTGGTGGATACCTCGAAATGCCCCAAATCGCGGCAGGAAATGCTGGATTTGTTTGCGGAAGAGAGCAAAAAACTCGCGCTCGACATCCGCATGCAAAACGAAGAAATCTTCCAAGCCATGCACCGCATTTGA
- a CDS encoding NYN domain-containing protein, with the protein MSKNKISFNVAEEKSARLAVLIDADNASAQTIDAILEETTKFGEAMVKRIYGNFVGDNGKWKAVINEHAIKPMQQFAYTTGKNATDGFMIIDAMDLLYTGRFDGFCLVSSDSDFTALAIRLKEQGVTVYGFGKKQTPEAFRNACSQFIYVENLMPEPAQKDTVTDKPQKPTEKQIQTVSPENAQAQPKIAEQLENKLPLETIHKIFEHADSEWMAMTAFGATWKRLQVDFDPRNYGCKKFTDLVKKYSDVFDYEMRKTAEGTQEHMYVKLKV; encoded by the coding sequence ATGTCAAAAAATAAAATTAGTTTTAATGTAGCTGAAGAGAAATCTGCACGGCTGGCTGTTTTAATTGATGCTGATAATGCGTCAGCGCAAACCATTGATGCGATTTTAGAAGAAACAACTAAATTCGGTGAAGCAATGGTAAAACGCATCTATGGCAACTTTGTTGGTGACAACGGTAAATGGAAAGCTGTCATTAATGAGCATGCTATCAAACCTATGCAGCAATTCGCCTACACCACAGGTAAAAATGCCACTGACGGTTTTATGATTATTGATGCGATGGATTTACTCTATACCGGCCGTTTTGATGGTTTTTGTTTGGTATCTAGTGATAGTGACTTTACTGCACTGGCTATCCGGTTGAAGGAGCAAGGTGTAACAGTTTATGGTTTCGGCAAAAAGCAAACGCCTGAAGCTTTCCGTAATGCGTGCAGCCAATTTATCTATGTAGAAAACTTGATGCCTGAACCCGCACAAAAAGACACAGTAACCGATAAACCACAGAAACCAACAGAGAAACAGATTCAAACAGTCTCTCCCGAAAATGCTCAAGCTCAACCGAAAATTGCCGAACAACTTGAGAACAAACTACCGTTGGAGACTATACATAAAATTTTCGAACATGCGGATAGTGAATGGATGGCTATGACTGCATTCGGTGCCACTTGGAAACGCTTGCAGGTAGATTTTGACCCACGTAATTACGGTTGTAAGAAATTTACCGATTTAGTAAAAAAATATTCTGATGTGTTTGATTACGAGATGCGAAAAACTGCTGAAGGCACGCAAGAGCATATGTATGTCAAGCTTAAAGTCTAA
- a CDS encoding PFL family protein: MNNFHSNEILETVKMVADQHFDVRTITIGIDLHDCIRTDIDVLNQNIYNKITTVGKDLVATAKHLSAKYGVPIVNQRISVTPIAQIAAATKADSYVSVAQTLDKAAKAIGVSFIGGFSALVQKGMSPSDEVLIRSIPEAMKTTDIVCSSINIGSTRAGINMDAVKLAGKTIKRTAEITPEGFGCAKIVVFCNAVEDNPFMAGAFHGSGEADAVINVGVSGPGVVKAALENSDAVSLTEVAEVVKKTAFKITRVGELIGREASKILGIPFGILDLSLAPTPAVGDSVARILEEMGLSVCGTHGTTAALALLNDAVKKGGMMASSAVGGLSGAFIPVSEDEGMIAAAEAGVLTLDKLEAMTAVCSVGLDMIAVPGDTPAHTISGIIADEAAIGMINSKTTAVRIIPVTGKTVGDSVEFGGLLGYAPVMPVKEGSCEVFVNRGGRIPAPVQSMKN, translated from the coding sequence ATGAACAATTTCCACAGTAATGAGATACTTGAAACCGTCAAAATGGTTGCCGACCAGCATTTCGACGTCCGCACCATTACCATAGGCATTGATTTGCACGACTGTATCAGAACCGACATCGATGTGTTGAACCAAAATATTTACAACAAAATCACCACTGTCGGCAAAGATTTGGTCGCTACGGCGAAACATCTCTCCGCCAAATACGGCGTGCCGATTGTGAATCAGCGTATTTCCGTCACGCCGATTGCCCAAATCGCGGCGGCAACCAAAGCCGATTCTTACGTCAGCGTGGCGCAGACTTTGGACAAGGCAGCCAAAGCCATCGGCGTATCCTTTATCGGCGGCTTTTCCGCGCTGGTGCAAAAAGGCATGTCGCCTTCAGACGAGGTGTTAATCCGCTCCATTCCCGAAGCGATGAAGACTACCGACATCGTGTGCAGCTCCATCAATATCGGCAGCACGCGCGCCGGTATCAATATGGATGCGGTCAAACTGGCGGGCAAAACCATCAAACGCACGGCGGAAATCACGCCCGAAGGTTTCGGCTGCGCCAAAATCGTCGTGTTCTGCAACGCAGTGGAAGACAACCCGTTTATGGCGGGCGCGTTTCACGGTTCGGGCGAAGCGGACGCCGTTATCAACGTCGGCGTATCGGGACCGGGCGTGGTCAAAGCCGCGCTGGAAAATTCGGACGCGGTCAGCCTGACCGAAGTCGCCGAAGTCGTGAAGAAAACCGCCTTCAAAATCACCCGCGTGGGTGAACTCATCGGCCGCGAAGCCTCGAAAATACTGGGCATCCCATTCGGCATTCTCGATTTGTCGCTGGCACCGACCCCCGCCGTCGGCGACTCGGTGGCACGCATCCTTGAAGAAATGGGCTTGAGCGTTTGCGGTACGCACGGCACGACGGCTGCCTTGGCATTGCTGAACGATGCCGTGAAAAAAGGCGGCATGATGGCTTCCAGCGCGGTCGGCGGGTTGAGCGGCGCGTTTATCCCCGTTTCCGAAGACGAAGGCATGATTGCCGCTGCCGAAGCAGGTGTGCTGACGCTGGACAAACTTGAAGCAATGACCGCCGTCTGCTCGGTCGGGCTGGACATGATTGCCGTTCCCGGCGATACGCCCGCGCACACGATTTCCGGCATCATCGCCGACGAAGCCGCCATCGGTATGATCAACAGCAAAACCACCGCCGTGCGCATCATTCCGGTAACGGGCAAAACCGTCGGCGACAGCGTCGAGTTCGGCGGCCTGCTGGGCTACGCGCCCGTGATGCCGGTTAAAGAAGGTTCGTGCGAAGTGTTCGTCAACCGCGGCGGCAGGATTCCCGCGCCGGTGCAGTCGATGAAGAACTGA
- a CDS encoding IS3 family transposase, translated as MLYARRGRLPKGVKSPQPKTDRKGQSQTVQTLRAQHPLKYLLHIANLPKSSFYYHHQDQPDTDAADKALLVETYRRHKGRYGQRRIAAALGWNRKKAARLMRQLGLKALIRAKKAYRHPAMGEISEHLLKRLFKAEKPNEKWLTDVTELKGKDGKLYLSPILDLFNREIVAYAMSRRADSEMVKEMLEKAAPRLTDKGTMLHSDQGVLYRTAGYRELLAEHSMVQSMSRKANCWDNAPMESFFAVLKTECFYNAGELTVDELMKQIDDYMDYYNRERCSLKLKKLSPVAYRTQLAQSA; from the coding sequence GTGCTATATGCGCGCAGAGGTCGCCTACCTAAAGGAGTTAAAAGCCCTCAGCCAAAAACAGACCGAAAAGGACAAAGCCAAACCGTCCAAACACTGAGGGCGCAACACCCGCTCAAATACCTGCTGCACATCGCAAACCTGCCCAAAAGCAGCTTTTACTACCACCACCAAGACCAGCCCGACACCGACGCAGCCGACAAAGCCCTCCTTGTCGAAACCTACCGGCGGCATAAAGGACGCTACGGACAAAGGCGCATTGCCGCAGCATTGGGTTGGAACCGCAAAAAAGCGGCGCGGTTGATGAGGCAGCTAGGGCTGAAAGCCCTCATACGGGCGAAAAAAGCCTACCGCCATCCCGCCATGGGCGAAATATCGGAACACCTCCTCAAACGCCTATTCAAAGCTGAAAAGCCTAACGAAAAATGGCTGACCGACGTGACCGAACTCAAAGGAAAGGACGGCAAACTGTACCTCTCGCCGATATTGGACTTGTTCAACCGAGAAATCGTCGCCTACGCCATGAGCCGCAGAGCCGACAGCGAAATGGTGAAGGAAATGCTCGAAAAAGCCGCCCCCCGTCTGACTGATAAAGGAACGATGCTTCATTCGGACCAAGGTGTGCTGTACCGTACGGCGGGGTATAGGGAATTGCTTGCGGAGCATTCCATGGTTCAAAGCATGTCGCGAAAGGCGAACTGTTGGGACAATGCGCCGATGGAAAGCTTCTTTGCGGTGTTAAAGACGGAGTGTTTCTATAACGCAGGTGAATTGACGGTAGATGAATTGATGAAGCAGATAGATGACTATATGGATTACTACAACCGGGAGCGTTGCAGTTTGAAATTGAAAAAGCTGAGTCCTGTCGCATACAGAACCCAGCTTGCACAGAGCGCCTGA
- a CDS encoding helix-turn-helix domain-containing protein: protein MSKYTLHFKYQAVLHYLHIRSQQRTADHYGISRTHLRRWIRAYQEGGIGALEHPQSKTMPQHRKNPFIADKPDQEKTQAELIEELCYMRAEVAYLKELKALSQKQTEKDKAKPSKH, encoded by the coding sequence ATGAGCAAATATACATTACACTTCAAATACCAAGCCGTACTCCACTACCTGCATATACGCAGCCAACAACGTACCGCAGACCACTACGGCATTTCCCGAACCCACCTGAGACGATGGATACGCGCCTATCAAGAAGGCGGTATCGGCGCACTCGAACATCCCCAATCCAAAACCATGCCCCAACACCGCAAAAACCCCTTCATCGCCGACAAACCCGACCAAGAAAAAACGCAGGCAGAGCTTATCGAAGAGTTGTGCTATATGCGCGCAGAGGTCGCCTACCTAAAGGAGTTAAAAGCCCTCAGCCAAAAACAGACCGAAAAGGACAAAGCCAAACCGTCCAAACACTGA
- the era gene encoding GTPase Era: protein MDIETFLQNESSHPTDYRCGFVAIVGRPNVGKSTLMNHLIGQKISITSKKAQTTRNRVTGIYTDDTAQFVFVDTPGFQTKHRNALNDRLNQNVTEALSGVDAVVFVVEAMRFTDADRIVMKQLPTNTPVILVINKIDKNKAGSSGLQEFIDQISAEFKFVGHETVSAKHGLGIANLLARLRPYLPQSVPMYPEEMVTDRSSRFLATEIVREKLFRYLGEELPYAMNVEIEQFEEEENGLYRIYIAVLVDKDSQKAILIGKGGEKLKKISTEARLDMEKLFDTKVFLKVWVKVKSGWADDVRFLRELGL from the coding sequence ATGGACATCGAAACCTTCCTGCAAAACGAATCCAGCCATCCCACCGACTACCGCTGCGGCTTCGTCGCTATTGTCGGCCGCCCCAACGTCGGCAAGTCCACGCTGATGAACCACCTCATCGGGCAAAAAATCAGCATCACCAGTAAAAAAGCCCAAACCACGCGCAACCGCGTTACCGGCATTTACACCGACGACACCGCCCAATTCGTTTTCGTCGATACCCCCGGTTTCCAAACCAAACACCGCAACGCTCTGAATGACCGCCTCAATCAAAACGTAACCGAAGCGTTGAGCGGCGTCGATGCCGTCGTTTTCGTCGTCGAAGCCATGCGCTTTACCGATGCTGACCGCATCGTGATGAAACAACTGCCGACAAACACGCCCGTCATCCTCGTTATCAACAAAATCGACAAAAACAAAGCGGGCAGCAGCGGTTTGCAGGAATTTATCGACCAAATCAGCGCAGAATTCAAATTTGTAGGGCATGAAACCGTCAGCGCCAAACACGGATTGGGCATCGCCAACCTGCTCGCGCGCCTCAGACCTTACCTGCCCCAAAGCGTGCCGATGTATCCGGAAGAAATGGTGACCGACCGTTCCAGCCGTTTCCTCGCCACCGAAATCGTGCGCGAAAAACTGTTCCGCTACCTCGGTGAAGAGCTGCCCTACGCCATGAATGTGGAAATCGAACAATTCGAAGAAGAGGAAAACGGACTCTACCGAATTTACATCGCCGTATTGGTCGATAAAGACAGCCAAAAAGCCATCTTAATCGGCAAAGGTGGGGAAAAACTGAAAAAAATCTCCACCGAAGCCCGTCTCGATATGGAAAAACTGTTTGATACCAAAGTGTTTTTAAAGGTTTGGGTCAAGGTCAAATCAGGCTGGGCGGACGACGTGCGCTTCCTCAGGGAATTGGGTTTGTAG
- the rnc gene encoding ribonuclease III yields MKTDVLKQQAHAAIQNKLGYHFKDTALLQQALTHRSYHAKNNERFEFVGDSILNYTVAKMLFDAFPKLTEGELSRLRASLVNEGVLAEIALEMNVGDGLYLGAGELKSGGFRRPSILADAMEAMFAAVSFDADFAEAEKVVRHLFAERVKRADFKTQGKDNKTALQEALQARRLALPKYRIEEQIGHANDSMFLISCDLGELGFICKAQGSSRKVAEQQAAKEALQWLEQHHPLKKAKK; encoded by the coding sequence ATGAAAACAGATGTGTTAAAACAGCAGGCGCATGCCGCCATTCAGAATAAACTGGGTTACCATTTCAAAGATACCGCGCTTTTGCAGCAGGCGCTGACCCACCGCAGCTACCATGCGAAAAACAACGAGCGTTTCGAGTTCGTCGGCGATTCGATTTTGAACTACACCGTCGCCAAAATGTTGTTTGATGCGTTCCCCAAGCTGACCGAAGGTGAGTTGTCGCGTTTGCGCGCAAGCTTGGTCAATGAAGGCGTGTTGGCGGAAATCGCTTTGGAAATGAATGTCGGCGACGGGCTTTATTTGGGTGCAGGCGAGTTGAAAAGCGGCGGATTCAGACGACCCTCCATCCTTGCCGATGCTATGGAAGCGATGTTTGCCGCCGTCAGCTTTGACGCGGATTTCGCCGAGGCGGAGAAAGTGGTGCGGCACTTGTTTGCCGAACGCGTCAAACGCGCCGATTTCAAAACGCAGGGCAAAGACAATAAAACCGCCCTGCAAGAAGCCCTCCAAGCCCGCCGCCTTGCCCTGCCCAAATACCGCATTGAAGAACAAATTGGACATGCCAATGACAGTATGTTCCTGATTTCATGCGACTTGGGCGAACTCGGTTTTATCTGCAAAGCACAAGGCAGCAGCCGCAAAGTTGCCGAGCAGCAAGCCGCCAAAGAAGCGCTGCAATGGCTCGAACAACACCATCCTTTGAAAAAAGCGAAAAAATAG
- a CDS encoding DUF2185 domain-containing protein: MNKFAQALSAALDRCIVTNTVAKQGEPVGFLYREAPVFENDSGWRFFSGDETDEYTDDPDNFSVVSLSEITQSNPAIAALITQPEGSAWEIGEDGEFQAVADWQPQE; encoded by the coding sequence ATGAATAAATTTGCCCAAGCCCTCTCAGCCGCACTCGACCGCTGCATCGTGACCAATACGGTAGCCAAACAAGGCGAACCCGTCGGCTTCCTCTACCGCGAAGCCCCCGTTTTCGAAAACGACAGCGGCTGGCGCTTCTTCAGCGGCGACGAAACCGACGAATACACCGACGATCCCGACAATTTCAGCGTCGTCAGCCTTTCCGAAATCACCCAGTCCAATCCCGCCATCGCCGCGCTGATAACCCAACCCGAAGGCAGCGCATGGGAAATCGGCGAAGACGGCGAGTTTCAAGCCGTTGCCGACTGGCAGCCGCAGGAATAA